A genomic window from Chlorobium phaeobacteroides DSM 266 includes:
- a CDS encoding ArnT family glycosyltransferase: MLPERQNYNKIIHASIVGVLVIASFFYGLGSGPLFDVDEGAFSEATREMLATKNYLTTYLNGVPRFDKPILIYWFQALSVTLFGMTEFAFRLPSALASAIWAGAIYLFARKELGSRRAFLAAALMILSLQVTIIAKAAIADALLNCFLAVSMFAVYRHLTTGSKPARNLAFAAIGLGVLTKGPIAMLIPLAVSFLFSLQQRSLKKWLTTVLNPTGIIIFLLIVMPWYTLEYLDQGMAFIQGFFFKHNINRFNSSLEGHSGSLFYYFPVILLGLMPFTGLLFTTLFNLKKLLAEPLNIFLAIWFGFVFIFFSLSGTKLPHYMIYGYTPLFLLMARVFDSGKHPKLLVVWPLLFITLLGALPYALPMAMERIDDAYITAILHDARIILDSTYLMVIGVSGLLLVATITIPVLKASGRLIAQGVVLTLLVNLFLMPIAAELLQIPVREAAILARKEGYKVVMWKVYYPSFFVYSETFAERRAPEKGDIVLTTVKYLPGFDNPDVLYQKHGIVLVNNK; encoded by the coding sequence ATGCTGCCGGAGAGACAAAACTATAACAAAATTATCCATGCCTCGATAGTAGGGGTTCTGGTCATTGCAAGTTTTTTTTACGGTCTCGGTTCCGGGCCGCTCTTTGATGTTGACGAAGGGGCATTCAGCGAGGCAACCCGGGAAATGCTTGCGACCAAAAACTATCTGACCACCTACCTCAATGGAGTGCCACGATTTGACAAGCCTATTCTAATCTACTGGTTCCAGGCGCTTTCGGTAACCCTTTTCGGAATGACCGAATTCGCTTTCAGGCTCCCCTCTGCGCTTGCCAGTGCGATCTGGGCTGGAGCTATCTATCTTTTTGCCCGAAAGGAACTCGGTTCCCGCAGGGCGTTTCTGGCCGCTGCGCTCATGATTCTCTCCCTGCAGGTGACCATCATTGCCAAGGCCGCCATTGCCGATGCTCTTTTGAACTGCTTTCTTGCCGTCAGCATGTTTGCTGTATACCGGCATCTGACTACCGGATCGAAACCTGCCAGAAACCTTGCCTTTGCGGCTATCGGGCTGGGTGTTCTGACCAAGGGTCCGATAGCGATGCTTATTCCTCTTGCTGTTTCCTTTCTTTTCTCGCTTCAGCAGAGATCACTGAAAAAATGGCTCACGACCGTTCTGAACCCGACAGGCATCATCATTTTTCTTCTTATTGTGATGCCATGGTACACGCTCGAATACCTCGATCAGGGCATGGCCTTTATTCAGGGGTTTTTTTTCAAACATAATATCAACCGTTTCAACTCCTCGCTCGAAGGGCATTCCGGATCTCTCTTCTACTATTTTCCGGTCATTCTCCTGGGACTTATGCCATTTACCGGCCTCCTGTTCACCACGCTCTTCAACCTGAAAAAACTGCTTGCCGAGCCGCTCAACATCTTTCTTGCAATCTGGTTCGGCTTTGTATTCATCTTTTTTTCGCTTTCCGGCACCAAACTGCCGCACTATATGATCTACGGATATACGCCTCTTTTTCTCCTGATGGCAAGAGTATTCGATTCCGGCAAACACCCGAAACTGCTGGTAGTATGGCCTCTGCTCTTTATCACCCTCCTGGGGGCCCTCCCGTATGCTCTCCCCATGGCAATGGAACGGATTGATGATGCCTATATCACTGCCATCCTCCATGATGCCCGTATCATTCTTGATAGTACGTATCTCATGGTCATCGGGGTAAGCGGGCTGCTCCTTGTGGCCACGATAACGATCCCTGTGCTGAAAGCTTCAGGAAGGCTGATCGCGCAGGGGGTTGTTCTGACGCTGCTGGTGAATCTCTTCCTGATGCCCATTGCAGCCGAACTCCTGCAGATACCGGTCAGGGAAGCGGCAATTCTTGCCAGAAAGGAGGGGTATAAAGTTGTGATGTGGAAAGTCTATTACCCCTCTTTTTTCGTATATTCCGAAACTTTTGCAGAGAGACGAGCTCCCGAAAAGGGCGATATCGTGCTTACAACCGTCAAATACCTTCCAGGGTTTGACAATCCTGATGTACTCTACCAGAAGCACGGCATTGTACTGGTAAACAATAAATAA
- the cydC gene encoding thiol reductant ABC exporter subunit CydC has product MKTFFRLVALVKPYLWWMALAAFIGFATTGSGIGLLMTSAYIIAKAALQPPMVALQVGIAGVRFFGLARGAFRYAERLISHNITFKILAKLRLWFYDAIEPLAPARLMHFKSGDLLQRVVDDIQSLENIYTRVLGPPLTALLVTALMWFLLGSYSVSAAMIILCFHTLAGIGVPILTMQLSRGISVGIMKHKAEEQVLALDLIQGIGELQLYGNLPAHLAAMQSAETGKLQLQRKNAVIEGLHESLTGLLMNGAVITILWTLIPSISSGATANGIALSVITLAVMASFEPFLPLPSTIKHIEADQHAGERLFEILDAKPETIAPANPIPFPSEHAIQVKRLSFTYPGSTAKALDSLSFSVLPGEHIAIVGPSGAGKSTITALFMRFWNSREGCINIGGHNITLFDPEELRRNIALVSQKTYLFAETIRENLTLAAPGATDDDLKKALTAAGLSHFASKLDEWCGQHGMKLSGGERQRIAIARILLQRAPIMILDEATANLDGITEKEVTETLTAISAGKTLITITHRLKAMEKYHRIFVLEKGKIVEQGVHSELMAGNGLYRRMWELQHMTELG; this is encoded by the coding sequence ATGAAAACCTTTTTTCGACTCGTCGCACTGGTCAAACCATACCTCTGGTGGATGGCTCTGGCCGCGTTCATCGGTTTTGCCACTACAGGCAGCGGCATCGGGCTCCTGATGACCTCCGCCTATATCATCGCCAAAGCAGCGCTGCAACCACCGATGGTAGCGCTCCAGGTCGGCATTGCCGGCGTGCGGTTTTTCGGTCTCGCCCGAGGCGCATTTCGATACGCTGAACGCCTCATCTCGCACAACATCACCTTTAAAATCCTCGCAAAACTGCGTCTCTGGTTTTACGACGCCATTGAGCCCCTGGCGCCGGCACGCCTCATGCACTTCAAAAGCGGCGATCTGCTGCAACGGGTTGTCGACGACATCCAGAGCCTTGAAAACATCTACACCAGAGTACTCGGCCCACCGCTCACAGCACTGCTTGTAACCGCACTGATGTGGTTTCTCCTCGGCAGTTATTCCGTATCGGCAGCGATGATCATCCTCTGCTTTCACACCCTTGCAGGCATAGGAGTGCCGATCCTCACCATGCAGTTGAGCCGTGGCATCTCGGTCGGCATTATGAAACACAAAGCAGAAGAACAGGTGCTGGCTCTTGATCTCATTCAGGGCATCGGAGAGTTACAGCTTTACGGTAATTTACCTGCGCACCTTGCAGCCATGCAGAGCGCCGAAACAGGCAAACTCCAGCTCCAGAGAAAAAACGCTGTCATAGAAGGACTGCACGAATCGCTCACAGGCCTCCTCATGAACGGCGCTGTCATCACGATTCTCTGGACGCTCATTCCATCCATCTCATCCGGCGCCACGGCCAACGGAATTGCACTCTCCGTCATTACCCTCGCCGTCATGGCCTCATTTGAGCCTTTTCTGCCGCTGCCATCCACCATCAAGCACATCGAAGCCGATCAACACGCCGGAGAGCGCCTCTTTGAAATCCTCGACGCCAAACCGGAGACAATCGCGCCGGCCAATCCCATCCCTTTTCCGTCAGAGCATGCCATTCAGGTAAAGAGGCTCAGTTTCACCTACCCCGGCAGCACAGCCAAAGCGCTCGACAGCCTCTCTTTCAGCGTTCTCCCCGGAGAGCACATCGCCATCGTTGGCCCGAGCGGCGCAGGAAAATCGACCATCACCGCGCTCTTCATGCGATTCTGGAACAGCCGCGAAGGATGCATCAACATCGGTGGCCATAACATCACCCTCTTTGATCCCGAAGAGTTGCGCCGAAACATCGCTCTCGTCTCGCAGAAAACCTACCTGTTTGCAGAAACCATCCGTGAAAACCTGACCCTTGCCGCCCCGGGGGCTACTGATGACGATCTTAAAAAAGCTCTCACTGCCGCCGGACTCAGCCACTTCGCCTCAAAGCTCGACGAATGGTGCGGCCAGCACGGCATGAAACTCAGCGGAGGAGAGCGCCAACGAATCGCCATCGCACGAATCCTGCTGCAACGTGCGCCGATCATGATTCTCGACGAAGCAACGGCCAACCTCGACGGCATAACGGAAAAAGAGGTAACGGAGACGCTGACTGCCATCAGTGCAGGAAAAACGCTGATAACGATTACCCACCGGTTAAAGGCGATGGAAAAGTATCACCGGATTTTTGTGCTTGAAAAGGGAAAGATTGTCGAGCAAGGCGTGCACAGCGAGCTGATGGCCGGTAACGGGCTTTATCGGAGGATGTGGGAGTTGCAACATATGACGGAGCTGGGATAA
- a CDS encoding cation diffusion facilitator family transporter, which produces MANNAVSAGDHHHHSDGHDHVHHHAAKNIKTAFFLNLGFTLVEIIGGFITGSTAILANAVHDLGDSFALGQAWYFERLSGEKSNARYSYGYKRFSLLGALISTVFLLGSSLFVLAGAVPRILHPHHPDAGGMILLAVIGVAVNGIAMARLSKESGMNARVVALHLLEDVLGWLTVLLVGIVLIFWNLPVLDPVLAVLITLYILRGVVKNLMAQIPVFLQAVPAELDLSAISAEIEAMSTVRAVHHAHIWSLDGSHNVFTVHLEVERMLDAEDYMQLKDRIKTLVKQHGIYHSTVEIEFPGEICRNMPDAGTG; this is translated from the coding sequence ATGGCCAACAACGCTGTATCAGCAGGTGATCATCATCATCATTCCGACGGGCATGATCATGTTCATCATCACGCTGCGAAAAATATCAAAACCGCATTTTTTCTTAATCTTGGCTTTACCCTTGTTGAAATAATCGGTGGTTTTATTACCGGCAGTACGGCAATTCTTGCCAATGCCGTGCACGATCTTGGAGATTCGTTTGCGCTTGGCCAGGCATGGTATTTTGAACGTCTCTCCGGTGAAAAAAGCAACGCCCGCTACTCCTATGGTTACAAGCGCTTTTCGCTTCTTGGCGCGCTTATCAGCACCGTGTTTCTTCTTGGCAGTTCGCTCTTTGTGCTGGCCGGGGCTGTGCCAAGGATTCTTCATCCCCATCATCCTGATGCGGGCGGGATGATTCTTCTTGCGGTCATCGGTGTTGCCGTCAACGGCATCGCCATGGCAAGGCTGTCAAAAGAGAGCGGCATGAACGCAAGGGTTGTTGCACTGCACCTTCTTGAAGATGTGCTTGGATGGCTAACGGTGCTTCTTGTCGGTATTGTGCTCATATTCTGGAACTTGCCCGTTCTCGATCCGGTGCTTGCGGTACTCATCACCCTCTACATCCTTCGCGGCGTCGTAAAAAATCTCATGGCACAGATTCCTGTTTTTCTCCAGGCGGTACCTGCCGAACTCGATCTTTCAGCAATTTCAGCCGAAATAGAAGCAATGAGTACGGTTCGGGCTGTTCATCATGCGCACATCTGGTCGCTTGACGGCAGTCACAACGTCTTTACCGTCCACCTTGAAGTTGAACGGATGCTCGATGCCGAAGATTACATGCAGTTGAAAGACCGCATTAAAACCCTTGTTAAACAACACGGCATCTACCACTCAACCGTCGAGATCGAGTTTCCCGGCGAGATATGCCGGAATATGCCTGATGCCGGGACTGGGTAG
- a CDS encoding lipocalin family protein — MKKLFLIFIILLAGCTGIPQGITVVEDFALDRYLGTWHEIARLDNRFEKELDPVSATYSLAPDGSVKVVNKGFDLKKQEWKTIEGRGVFLDDRNTTQGALKVSFFGPFYASYNVIDLDSAGYRWAMVCGRDKSYFWILSKDTVMEPAQLKALVAKAATLGFDMARLRYPGRQNP, encoded by the coding sequence ATGAAAAAATTGTTTTTAATCTTTATTATCCTGCTTGCAGGATGTACCGGCATTCCACAGGGAATCACGGTTGTTGAGGATTTTGCTCTTGATCGGTATCTTGGAACCTGGCATGAAATTGCCCGTCTCGATAACCGGTTTGAAAAGGAGCTTGATCCGGTATCAGCAACCTACTCGCTTGCTCCGGACGGCAGCGTCAAAGTGGTGAACAAGGGGTTTGACCTGAAAAAACAGGAGTGGAAAACCATAGAAGGGCGTGGCGTTTTTCTCGATGACAGGAATACCACTCAAGGTGCTTTGAAGGTTTCCTTTTTCGGCCCTTTTTATGCAAGCTACAATGTTATTGATCTCGACAGCGCTGGTTATCGCTGGGCAATGGTGTGCGGTCGCGACAAATCATATTTCTGGATTTTATCCAAAGATACCGTTATGGAGCCAGCTCAGCTCAAGGCGCTGGTTGCGAAAGCGGCAACGTTGGGTTTTGATATGGCGAGGCTGCGCTATCCTGGCAGGCAGAATCCGTAA
- a CDS encoding Coenzyme F420 hydrogenase/dehydrogenase, beta subunit C-terminal domain yields MIRLRCDSTLLLTAFTAQLKKPIPGSQWSGMITRMATRGFKEKLVEGVVSLQRTPDHHFFSQPVLAQSFDEIHSTRGNKPVLSHVLYSLQTASRQGMKKILVIGAACHLHTLRDFQERFDYFKEMEILTIGIPCVDNIARSKWPWVLKRMSQSPDTARHIEFMQDFRIHIRHDGGRVEKIPFFSLPEELANPGIFPPACMSCVDDLNSLADITVGYLEAKLLPDQNRQWVLVRTETGKKLPKLIEAELDRFEEFGNRECRSFVQSSSKRIIESMKELDKEYSSRRKIPVWFGHTLAGVFGMIGPKGKGFARYSVDFHLIRHYYYVKFRYPEHLETLVPRHVRVILEEYRLPL; encoded by the coding sequence ATGATCCGGTTGAGATGCGATTCGACGTTACTCTTGACCGCTTTTACGGCTCAACTGAAAAAACCGATACCCGGATCGCAATGGAGCGGTATGATTACCCGAATGGCAACGCGGGGTTTTAAAGAAAAGCTTGTTGAGGGAGTCGTGTCGCTGCAGCGTACACCCGACCATCATTTTTTCTCGCAGCCTGTTCTTGCTCAGAGCTTCGATGAGATCCATTCCACCAGAGGCAACAAACCGGTGCTTTCCCATGTTCTCTACTCCCTGCAAACAGCCTCTCGTCAGGGAATGAAAAAAATTCTTGTCATCGGAGCAGCCTGTCACCTGCATACCCTCCGCGATTTCCAGGAGCGATTTGATTACTTCAAAGAGATGGAGATCCTGACCATAGGAATTCCCTGCGTTGACAACATCGCACGGTCAAAGTGGCCATGGGTTCTCAAAAGAATGTCGCAATCGCCCGATACCGCACGCCATATCGAGTTCATGCAGGATTTCAGAATTCACATCCGGCACGATGGCGGCAGGGTTGAAAAAATTCCCTTCTTCAGCCTTCCGGAAGAGCTCGCAAACCCCGGTATTTTCCCTCCGGCATGCATGAGCTGCGTTGACGATCTCAACAGCCTTGCCGACATTACCGTCGGCTATCTCGAGGCAAAATTGCTGCCTGACCAGAACCGGCAGTGGGTGCTGGTTCGAACTGAAACAGGAAAAAAACTGCCGAAACTGATCGAAGCCGAACTGGATCGTTTTGAGGAGTTCGGTAACCGGGAGTGCCGCTCATTTGTTCAAAGCAGCTCGAAACGCATCATCGAAAGCATGAAAGAACTGGATAAGGAGTATTCAAGCAGAAGAAAAATTCCCGTCTGGTTCGGACACACTCTTGCCGGAGTGTTTGGAATGATCGGCCCGAAAGGAAAAGGATTTGCCCGCTACTCGGTCGATTTTCATCTGATCAGGCACTACTACTATGTAAAATTCCGCTATCCGGAACATCTGGAAACACTGGTTCCCCGACATGTCAGGGTTATTCTTGAAGAGTACAGACTTCCTCTCTGA
- a CDS encoding glycosyltransferase family 2 protein: protein MKLSVVIPVMNEEKSIKPLFDALAAALGSVDHEIILVDDGSTDGTVAEIEAFAPPNARLVVLNKNYGQTTAMAAGIDSAHGELIATLDGDLQNDPGDIPMMMSYLYDHDLDVIAGRRANRKDGMVLRKIPSAIANAIIRNITGVHIHDYGCTLKIFKKDVAKNLGLYGELHRFIPVLVQLYGAKMEEVDVRHHPRQFGESKYGIGRTFKVLSDLLFMVFFQKYSQKPMHLFGTLGFSTLFLGLAINLYLVALKILGHEIGGRPLLTLGVILTFIGIQLITTGFIAEFIMRTYYESQNKKPYIIKKIVGKD, encoded by the coding sequence ATCAAACTCTCGGTAGTCATTCCGGTCATGAACGAAGAAAAGAGCATCAAACCGCTGTTCGATGCTCTTGCGGCTGCACTCGGATCGGTTGATCACGAGATCATTCTTGTCGATGACGGCTCAACGGATGGTACCGTTGCCGAAATAGAGGCTTTTGCCCCTCCGAACGCCCGGCTCGTTGTCCTGAACAAGAACTATGGCCAGACAACCGCCATGGCGGCAGGTATCGACAGTGCTCACGGTGAACTGATTGCCACCCTTGACGGCGACCTGCAGAATGACCCGGGAGATATTCCCATGATGATGAGCTATCTGTACGACCATGATCTCGATGTGATTGCAGGAAGAAGAGCGAACAGAAAGGACGGCATGGTGCTGAGAAAAATTCCAAGCGCCATTGCAAACGCGATCATCCGAAACATCACCGGTGTGCATATCCATGATTACGGCTGCACGCTGAAAATCTTTAAAAAAGATGTCGCAAAAAATCTCGGTCTTTACGGAGAACTGCACCGGTTTATTCCCGTACTTGTTCAGCTTTACGGAGCAAAAATGGAAGAGGTTGACGTTCGCCACCACCCGAGGCAGTTCGGAGAGTCGAAATATGGTATAGGCAGAACCTTCAAGGTGCTGAGTGATCTGTTGTTCATGGTTTTTTTCCAGAAGTACAGCCAAAAACCAATGCACCTGTTTGGCACCCTTGGTTTTTCAACCCTGTTTTTAGGTCTTGCCATCAACCTTTATCTGGTCGCCCTGAAAATTCTCGGCCATGAAATCGGCGGCAGACCACTTTTAACTCTTGGCGTGATTCTTACCTTTATCGGAATTCAGTTGATTACCACCGGGTTTATTGCCGAGTTCATCATGCGCACCTACTACGAATCACAGAACAAAAAACCCTATATCATCAAAAAGATCGTTGGCAAAGATTAA
- a CDS encoding lysylphosphatidylglycerol synthase transmembrane domain-containing protein has translation MAKINSRTIKLLKTLIQLLVTCLALFLVLTKTDIAQLAGIIRKADPWYLLLALLFFNISKILNALRLNRFFKVIGIRLSASYNLKLYYLGMFYNLFLPGGIGGDGYKIYVLKKNHSLKTINVFNAVLWDRICGIVALIVLSLILLLQSSFAAKLPDLVPYAWGLLILLYPFALLLNKLFYRQFIPVFAVTTLESLIIQSTQVISALFILKAISSTTHIIDYLSIFLMSTVATILPITIGGAGAREITFYYLLDYIHLETSTGVALSLIFFGISAISSLAGILGRTRHEKSLPSAEDSTPSMADPE, from the coding sequence TTGGCAAAGATTAACTCCCGCACGATAAAGCTGCTCAAGACACTGATTCAGCTTCTTGTCACCTGTCTGGCACTTTTTCTTGTCCTGACCAAAACTGATATAGCACAACTTGCCGGCATTATCCGCAAAGCAGATCCATGGTATCTTCTCCTCGCGCTTCTGTTTTTCAACATCTCCAAAATCCTCAATGCCCTTCGACTTAACCGTTTTTTCAAAGTCATCGGCATCAGGCTGTCAGCGAGCTACAATCTGAAGCTCTACTACCTTGGAATGTTCTACAATCTTTTTCTGCCTGGCGGCATCGGAGGAGACGGTTATAAAATATATGTCCTGAAAAAAAATCACAGCTTAAAAACAATCAATGTTTTCAACGCTGTTCTCTGGGACCGTATCTGCGGCATTGTTGCTCTTATAGTTCTCTCCCTTATTCTGCTCCTGCAAAGCTCATTTGCGGCTAAACTGCCCGACCTTGTTCCCTATGCATGGGGGTTGCTTATTCTGCTCTACCCCTTTGCGCTCCTGCTCAACAAGCTGTTCTACCGGCAGTTCATACCCGTTTTTGCGGTCACCACGCTCGAGTCGCTTATCATTCAGTCAACGCAGGTTATCTCGGCACTCTTTATTCTTAAAGCGATCTCCTCCACTACCCACATCATTGACTATCTTTCAATTTTTCTGATGTCAACCGTTGCGACAATACTGCCAATCACCATTGGTGGTGCCGGTGCGAGGGAAATTACCTTTTACTACCTTCTTGATTATATTCATCTTGAAACCAGCACGGGAGTGGCATTATCGCTTATTTTCTTCGGAATTTCAGCCATTTCGTCTCTTGCTGGTATTCTCGGCAGAACAAGACATGAAAAAAGTCTTCCCTCTGCTGAAGATTCTACTCCTTCCATGGCTGATCCTGAGTAA
- the purU gene encoding formyltetrahydrofolate deformylase translates to MELNAEDEIILLLSCPDRPGLVSRITGFICDRGGNILNLNEHVDTGDKTFFIRIAWSIESSPLSLDELERAFMPLALELGAAWKIRESGKKTRMAIFVSKYDHCLQEILWRHSMGEFAIDIALIVSNHPDLKPLADHYGIDYHLFETDRKSKADVERDELALLEQYGIDTVVLARYMQILSPHFVERYPSRIINIHHSFLPAFVGGNPYRQAYERGVKIIGATSHYVTEDLDEGPIIEQDIIRITHKDRLADLIRKGRDLERMVLARAIRFHAEHRILVNGKKTVVFE, encoded by the coding sequence ATGGAGCTGAACGCCGAGGATGAGATCATCCTGCTGTTGTCGTGCCCGGACAGACCCGGACTTGTTTCACGCATCACCGGATTTATCTGTGACCGTGGAGGTAATATTCTCAATTTGAACGAACATGTCGATACCGGAGATAAAACCTTTTTTATAAGGATAGCCTGGAGCATCGAGAGTTCGCCACTCTCGCTTGATGAGCTTGAACGAGCGTTCATGCCGCTTGCTCTTGAACTCGGCGCTGCCTGGAAAATTCGTGAAAGCGGCAAAAAGACCCGTATGGCGATTTTTGTCTCAAAGTACGATCACTGTCTGCAGGAGATCCTCTGGCGACATAGCATGGGCGAGTTTGCCATCGATATCGCGCTCATCGTTTCGAATCATCCCGACCTGAAACCACTTGCAGACCATTACGGGATCGACTATCATCTGTTTGAAACAGACCGTAAGAGTAAAGCTGATGTTGAGCGGGATGAGCTTGCCCTGCTTGAACAGTACGGTATTGATACCGTTGTGCTGGCCCGATATATGCAGATATTGTCACCGCATTTTGTTGAACGTTATCCATCGAGAATTATCAACATCCATCACTCATTTCTCCCTGCGTTTGTCGGGGGGAACCCCTATCGGCAGGCATATGAAAGGGGGGTGAAAATTATTGGCGCCACAAGCCATTATGTTACCGAAGATCTTGATGAAGGTCCGATTATCGAGCAGGATATCATCAGGATAACCCACAAGGACCGGCTTGCAGATCTTATTCGCAAGGGTCGCGATCTCGAACGCATGGTACTTGCCCGCGCTATCAGGTTCCATGCCGAGCACCGTATTCTGGTCAACGGAAAAAAGACCGTCGTGTTTGAATGA
- a CDS encoding phosphatase PAP2 family protein, translating to MTSRRFWIPAAASSVLLIIFCYLYVDIPTALLMRQSNDSTFFSFFSGITILGQSEWYLVPGFLLFILFRNGQKHAASAGLFVFSTVALSGLAADLIKYILGRARPKLYLNDGMYGMDFFRWEHAWTSFPSGHSATAFSAAAALSLLFPRFRLFFFTAAILIAFSRIAINKHYISDVLAGSLLGLASTAFLYQRYFMTHCNAAGETKL from the coding sequence ATGACCTCTCGTCGTTTCTGGATACCTGCTGCCGCAAGCTCCGTGCTGCTGATTATTTTCTGCTATCTCTATGTTGACATTCCGACGGCGCTTCTTATGCGTCAAAGCAACGATTCGACTTTTTTCAGCTTCTTCAGCGGAATTACCATTTTAGGACAATCCGAGTGGTATCTTGTTCCGGGATTTCTTTTGTTTATTCTTTTCCGAAACGGACAAAAACATGCGGCTTCAGCCGGTCTTTTTGTTTTTTCTACCGTCGCTCTCTCGGGTCTTGCCGCCGATCTGATTAAGTATATCCTCGGCAGAGCCCGACCAAAACTCTACCTGAACGACGGAATGTACGGAATGGATTTTTTTCGATGGGAACATGCATGGACATCGTTTCCGTCAGGGCATTCCGCAACGGCATTCAGTGCGGCAGCCGCGCTATCCCTGCTTTTTCCACGATTCAGGCTGTTTTTTTTTACTGCTGCCATTTTGATCGCCTTCAGCCGTATCGCCATTAACAAGCACTATATCAGCGATGTGCTGGCCGGGTCCCTGCTTGGTCTTGCATCAACCGCTTTCCTTTATCAACGTTATTTCATGACACATTGTAATGCTGCCGGAGAGACAAAACTATAA